Sequence from the Nocardia brasiliensis genome:
CGATGTGACATATCCCACGCCGGCGGCGAGCCATCCCTCACCGATGTGCGCGGCCCGCAGCCCTGCTGTGGCTCGCCATGTCCATACGCGGAAGGGCCCCACCGATAAACACCGACCAGCGGACGGCGCCTGCCGACCGAGAGCCGCCGGCCTCGCCCGCCGAGGACCCCCCGTCCTCCTGGCTGATGACCGCGGCCGATTTCCCCCTCTCCGGTCCCGACCTGCACGTGTTGCGACGCACGTTCCGGGACTACACCGAACTCGACCACTGGCTGCCCGCGGGCGAGCAGTACCGGCGCCGTGCCTACCAGTGCTTCCGCCTCGAGCTGCCCCGCCTGGCCGAGGCAGGCGCCGACGCCATCACCGCGATCGACCAACCGCCGCCCTACCTGCAGTCCAAGCAGGTCAACCCGGTGGCGGGCGGCATCGAACGCCGCTTCAAACTGATCCCGCCCGAGCATCCGGCGACCGAGCCGACCCGCCGGATCGCCGCCGCGGTCGCCCGGCTGCTCACCGCGCACGGGGTGCTGCGCGCCGACACCATCCCGGACTGCCTGGTCGACGCGCACTACATGCGGCTGATCGCGCCCGGCGACCCGGCGCCGGAGGGCAAGCACCGCGACGGCCTGATCGCGGGTTCGGCGCATCTGATCCAGCGGACCAATGTCAGCGGCGGCGTCTCCGCCATCTACGACCGCCACGACCCGGACCGCGGGTTGCGCAGCTTCGTCCTCGAAGATCCGCTCGACTCTTATGTTTTCGACGACGAGCGGGTGCTGCACTACACCTCGCCGATCACCGTGACCGATCCCGCCGCGGGCGCCGGATTGCGCGATGTCCTGCTGATCGGATTCCGCCCGCGTGACTAGTGCGACAACGACCTTCGCCGACCAGCTGCCGCGCCTGCTGCCCAAGGCGGAGCTGATACAGCTGGCCGCCGGACTCACCGCCATCCCCTCGTTCACCGGGCAGGAGACGCCGCTGGCGGTGCACGTCCGGAAGACACTCGCCCGCAATGACATTCACGCCTACCACCAGGAGGTCCAGCCGGGCCGGGTGCAGACCATCGCCCGGCTCGGTCCGGAGCGGGGCACGCCCGCGCTGCTGTTCAACGGGCACCTGGACATGGATCCGCTCGGCCACGACCAGCCGCGCACGCCGTTCACCGCGCGCCGCGACGGTGACCGGCTGTACGGGGCGGGCCTGCACAACATGAAGAGCGGCCTCGCGGCCATGCTCGGCGCGGCGATCATGGTGCGCCGCAGTGGGATCGCGCTGCGCCGCCCGCTGCTGCTCGAGTTCGTCGTCGGGGAGTTGCAGGGCGGCACCGGCACCAAGCACGCGCTCAGCCGCGGCCTCACCGCCGACGCGGCCGTGGTGCCCGAACCCTATTCGGTGCGGCGGGTGATCACGCGGACCGCGGGCGTGCACAAGTTCGCCGTGGTCGTGCGCGGCCGCACCGCGCACACCAGCAGGCGACACGAGGGCGTCGACGCCATCGCGGTCCTGCGGCGCACCCTCGATCTGCTGGAGACCGCCGAGCTGGGGCTGCGCAATCCCGAATTCCCGCCGCTGCCAAGGCTTCAGGTGGCCAGCCTGCTCGCGGGTCGCGGCGAGGAGCACGATCCGTCCGGGGTGAGCTACTGCGCGGACAAGGCCACCGCACTGATCGATCTGCGCTACCCGCCGCCGTACGAGCCGGAACAGGTCGGCAAGGCCGTCGACGCGGCGCTGGACCTGGCCAGGGACGCCTTCCCCGACGCGCGGATCACCCTCGAGCACCCGGTCGACCCGCGCTATCGCGTCGGCGGCACCGATATGCCGCCGATGGATCGGCCCGCCGACTGCCGGGTGGTCCGCGATATCGCCGAGCTGCTCCCGCAGGTGTCGCGATACCGGGTCGAGGAGCGCGGGCTTGCGCTGCCCTACTCGTACTGCGGCAACGACACCACCCACCTCAGCCGCGCGGGAATCGAATGCTGCTTGTTCGGCCCGCGCGGAGCCGCCCAGGACACCGAACACCACGTGCTGATCAGCGAAATGCGGGCCTGCGCCGACACTTTGGCCCTGCTGGCGGCGCGGCGCTGCGGCTGAGGTTCACCGTCCGCCGGTGCGCAGCTCGGCCCGCACGTTCGCCGCGAGCTGCACGCCGATGTCGTCGTAGAGTGCGAGCGCCTCGGCGAGCAGGGCCTCGGCCCGCGTCCCTGCGCCGGTGTCGGCGGCGACGCCGGCCAGGCTGCGCAGCGCGTCGGCCCGGCCGAGCGGGTCGCCGATGCGCTGGGCCACGCCCATCGATTCGGTGTAATACGCACGCGCGGCGTCGCATCGGCCGAAGTGCCGCTCGATGTGCCCGAGCCCGCGCAGCGCGTCCACCTGTCCGAGCGGATCGTTGATCTCCACGGCGATGTCGTAGGCCTGCTGGAACACCCCGCGCGCCGCCTCGTACTCGTCGGCTCGGCGCGCGACATTGCCGAGGCCCCACAGCGTCCAGCCCTCGCCGTAGCGGTCGTTGATCCGCCGGGCGATCTCGAGCGCTTCGTCGAAGTTGTGCCGCGCGGTGTCCTGGTCGCCGAACAGCGCCTCGATGTGCCCGAGCCCGCGCAGCGCGTCGCCCTCCAGCTTCTGGTGGTTGAGATCGCGTGCGATCTCGAGCGCGGCCGTGTAGCGCAGTTCGGCGCCCTCCGCATCACCGAGGCGCCGGATCACCTCCGCGAACCCCCACTGCGCGGTCCCGATCCGCACCGGATCGCCGATGGCCTCCGCGATGGCCAGCGCCTGCGCCGAACAACTCCATGCGCCACGGTAATTCGAGGACGCACGCTCGACGTACGCGAGGCCGTCCAAAGCGTCGCACTCGGTCGCTCTGGCCTCGATATCGCGCGCGATGGTGAGCGCCTCGGTGAAATTGCGCCGCGCCGCGCCGTGGTCGCCGGTGGCCCGTGCGGTCTGCCCCAGCTCACAAAGCACCGCGGCCTGGCACTGCCGGTCGGCGAGGGCGACGGCGATCTCGCGCGCCGCGCGGAAACCGGCGCAGGCCTGTTCGTGCTGCCCGATCAGCCGATCCACCCGGCCCTTGCCGACCAGCGCCCAGGCTTGGGCGTGCCGGTCGTCGAGCTCGATCGCGATCGCCAAGGCCCGCCCGTACAACCGCAGCGCCAGCGACCAGTGCCCGGTCCCGGACAGGTGCGAGGCCAGCCGGGTGGCCAATTCCGCTGCCGCCGCCGTCGATTCGGTCTCGCGCAGACAGCCGAGCAACAGTTCCAGCTCGCGATTCAACCAGGCCCTGGCGCGCGCCGCGGCGGCGGAGGGATTCGAAAGATGTTCGCTGCCCGCGGGATCGAAGAGTTGATGGGTGCTGGCCCGACGCGCCACCGTCAGCCCGGCGGCGACCAGCCGGTCCAGCACCGCGGCGTAATCCGCCGGGGTGTCCTCGCGCTCGGCGTGCAGCCGGGCGCACAACCGGGTCAGATCGTGCATCCGATAGCGCTGCCCGCCGGGCCCGCCCGCCGACGGGTCCAGAAAGCCCGCCTCGAACAGCCTGCGCACCAGCATCTTTCCCTCGCGTAGCGGCACATCCGCCATCGTCGCCAAGGCCTCGGCGGTGATCTCCGGCCCGGGGAACCAGCCGAGCAGACGGACCGCACGCTGCTGGGCCCGGTCCGGCAGGCGCTGGTAGGACATCTCGAATGCCGCACGCAGCGATTCGTCCTCCGCGGTGAAGCGATCCAGTAGATTTTCGGCGGCCGAGTCGCTGGCCCGATCGGCGGGCGCGCGCTTGATCCGCGCGCTCAACTGGGCGATCTCGGCGGCGCTTCCGGCGAGCATGGCCTCGCCGTGATGCGCGATCTGACCACCGATCAGGCGGATGGCCAGCGGCAACCGCCCGGCCGTCTGCAAGATCTGCCGCACCGCCGCCCGGTCGTAGCCCGGCCGCAGATTGCCCAGCTTGACCAGGAGTTCCTCCGCCTCGGCCCATTCCATCACCTCCAGCCGCAGCGGTACCGCCTCGACCAGACCGGTGAACTTGCTCCGGCTGGTGATCAGCACGAAACACCCGGGCGCCCGCGGCAGCAGTTGCTTGACCTGGTTGCTGTCCAGCGCGTTGTCGAACACGAGGAACATCCGTCGCTGCCGCATGGTGGTGCGCCAGCGATCCGCCCGGCCCGCGAGGTCGGTCTCGATGGTCTCGCGGGCCACGCCGACCTGTAACAGCAACTGCTCCAGCACATCCACCGGTTCGCGCGGCTCCCGCCCGAGCGTGTAGCCGTGCAGGTCCACCCAGAGCGTGCCGTCGGGATAGTGCTTGCCGAACACCGCGACCGCGTATCTGGCCAGCGCCGTCTTCCCGATGCCGGTCAGCCCGACGATCACGTGCACCGCCGCGCTCGCCGAGCGCAGGTGTTCGGTAACCCGTTCGTGCAGTTGCGCTTTCGGTCCAGCCCGACCGGTGAAATGCGGCACCTCGGCGGGCAGGTCGCGGCCCGCCCGCACCGGCTGCCTGCCGATCGAGCGCCGCGCCACCGCCTCGTGGTACTCCATCCGCTCGCTGTGCGGCATATAGGCCAGGTCGGCGAGGTCGACCAATTGGTCCCACGCCGTTCCGTAAATGGCGGCAAGGTTTTTCAGCACGCGCACGGTCGGGCGCGCACCGCTCGGTCGCTGGTGTTCGTCCTCGGGGTGCGGGCCGTTCCCGGCGAACGGCCATGCCTCGAATTCAGAGATCCGGCTGGCCTTCATCGCCGCCCGCGCGCTGTCGGTCACCTCGTTGTAGCGTTCGGCCACCGCGGCCTGGGTTAATCCGTTGGCGTAGCGCCACGCCGCGCGCGGCCGGTAGCCGCGCTGGCGCAGCTCCGCGGCCAGCGGCTCGAGCAGTTGCAGGTCGGTCAGGCCGAGTTCGGCGAACCGATCGCGGAGCCGTCGCCGTTGCTCCGCGGTGAGAGTGCCGCCGGGACGCCATTGGTCGGTTCGGCCGGAGCTGCGCATCCCGCCACCTCTCCACGCGCGACGCGGCCGGCGGGATACGGACCTGCGGCCGGAGAATCGCGGCGCTGATTGTGATTAATTCCTTGGTAGCAGTGCGGTTTTACCAGGTCAAGTGGACTGCGCCAGACCGACAAAATGCCGGTGACGCTGGGATCGCGCCGCGCCGAACCGAACTGGCATCCTGAGCACAGTCCGCGGCCGATGTGCCGACGGCGCCGTGGATGAAAGGGGTTCGCGCAATGTCGATTACGGCCACCGCATGGTTGATCACGAGCGACGTGGTGCACGAGGCCGCCTTCCGGATCGATCTGCCCGAGGCGGACCGCGGCACCTGGGTGCTGTCCTACCTGCCGACCAAGCGACGACTCAGCCGCGACCAGGCCATGACGGGAATGGCACTGGCCGAGATGATCGTGCTCGACGGGTCGCCCTCGGGTGGGCCGCGGGCCACCGAGATCGCCGAACTGCACGCCGCGGAGCTCGGCATGACCCTGCACGACGTGATGAGCCTGCTCGCGTTACGCGCGCAGGCGGACCCGGAGCCGGCACCGACCACGCCGCCCGGCGATCGGCACAGATCCGCCGCGGCGCTCGCGCACGGCGCCACGTCGTTCGCCGCCTAGGCGAGCGCTATCCCGCCTTGGCGACCAGCGCGGCCTGCGCCTGCGCCACCGCCGCGCCTACGGCGTCCTCGTCGACCGTGCTGAGGCGGGCGTCGCGAACCACCTCGCGGCCGTTGACGAGCAGGGCGGCCAGGGGTGCGGGCGCGCCGAGGACCAGGGCGGTCACCGGGTCGTCGATACCGGCGTGGGCGGGGGTGTCGAGGCGCCACAGCGCCAGGTCGGCGAGTTTGCCCGGCTCGATCGAGCCGATCTCGGCGGCGCGGCCGAGCACGCGGGCACCGCCGATCGTGGCGAGCGCCAACGCGGTTCGGGTGGTCATGGCGCGCGGGCCGCCGCGGTTGCGGGCGAAGAACAGGGCGTTGCGCGGTTCCTCCAGCATCGAACTCGCCTCGTTGCTCGCCGCGCCGTCGACCCCGAGACCGACCGGGACGCCGGCCCGCACCAGGTCCGCGGTGCGCGCGACACCAGCGCCGATGCGCGCGTTCGAGGTCGGGCAATGCGCCACGCCGGTACCGGTTTCGGCCATGGTGGCGATGGCGCCGTCGTCGAGGTGGATGGCGTGCGCCCACCACACGTCCGGCCCTACCCAGCCGAGCTGCTCCATGTACTGGGCCGGCGTGCAGCCGAATGTCTGTGCGCAGTAGTCCTGCTCGTCGATCGTCTCCGCGACGTGGGTGTGCAGCCGCACACCGAGCTCGCGGGCCAGCACCGCCGATTCCCGGAGCAGCTCGGAGCTCACCGAGAACGGCGAGCAGGGGGCGAGCGCGATGCGCAGCATCGAGTCGAACGACGGATCATGATGGCGGGCAACGGCCGCCGCGCTGTCGGCGAGGATTTCGTCGAGGGTCTGCACCACGTGATCCGGCGGCAGGCCGCCGGCGCTGCGCCCCAGATCCATCGAGCCGCGGCACGGGTGGAACCGCAGGCCCACCTCGGCGGCGGCCGCGATCTCCGCACCGAGCACATCGCCGCCGGCGCGCGGGAAGACGTAATGGTGGTCGGTGCTGGTGGTGCAGCCGGTGCGGGCCAACGCGGCCAGCCCGCCGGTCGCCGCGACCCGCACCGCGTCCTCGTCGATGCCCGCCCAGATGGGGTAGAGCGTGGTGAGCCACTCGAACAGCGTGTTGTCCGCGGCGAGACCGCGGGTGATCCACTGATAGAGGTGATGGTGGGTGTTCACCAGGCCGGGCGTGAGCAAGCAGCCCCGACCATCGATGCGCCGCGCCGAATCGTCCACCGGCGGTGAGTCGCCCGGCCCGACCGCGACGATCCGGTTGCCGCGCACCACCACGTGGCCGTCACGGTGTTCGGTGCCCGCCGCGTCGACGGTGGCGACGGCACAGTGCTCGATGACGGTCACGCCAGCCATGCGGGACCTGCCTCCGGTGCGTCGGCCCGCCGCAGGGTGGCGTGGATCAGGCCGTACGGCCGGTCCGCCGCGTAGTAGACCTCGCCGTTGTTCTCGATGCCGAAACGGGCCAGGTCGTAGTCGAAGTGGTGTTTGTTCGGCGCGGCGAGCCGGATCTCGGCGAGCACCGGATACGCCTGCAGCGCGGCCTTGCCCATCTCGAACAGGGTCTGCTGCAACGCCTTCGAGTGATGGGTCGCGAAGGTCTCGACCAGCCGCGCGCGGATGCCCGCGTACACCTCGTCCCAGGCGATGCCGGTGGTCGCGGCGAATCGCCACTCGACGACCAGGGTGGTGGCCAGCATGCGATCGTGCGTCGGTGCCAGCACGGTGAATTCGTCGCTGAGGAAGTCGGCGAACTCCGATCCGGTCGACTTCAGGATGGTCAGATCCTTGACCCCGCCGATCACCCAGGACCGCCGATCGGCGCCGGTGCCCGCGACCGTGATCGCCGCCGTGCGCACCTCGGGCCCCTGCCGCACCCAGGTGTGGTCGTGCTCGTGGCCGTCGACCAGTACCCGCTGCCAGGCGTACTCGTCGATCTCGATCCTGGCGCCGGACACCGGCTCGATATCGTCGACGAAGTGACCGGCCAGGGCCAGCCCGTAGTCCTCGATCGTCTGTAGCCCAGGCTGTTTCGCGTAGGCGTACGCGGTCTGCTTCTGAGTGTCGGTGGGCAGCACCTTGCGCTGATCACCGGCGTAGGCGTCGGCGAAGTCGCCGCGCAGCACGGTGGACACGTTCACATCGCGGATCTCGTGCCGCGCCGTCTCCCGCCAGATCCGCACGACGCGGTTCTCGGCCTTGCCGTAGCGGTGGTCGGTGAGCTCGATCGGGCCGGTCAACTCCATACTGGAT
This genomic interval carries:
- a CDS encoding 2OG-Fe dioxygenase family protein, translating into MTAADFPLSGPDLHVLRRTFRDYTELDHWLPAGEQYRRRAYQCFRLELPRLAEAGADAITAIDQPPPYLQSKQVNPVAGGIERRFKLIPPEHPATEPTRRIAAAVARLLTAHGVLRADTIPDCLVDAHYMRLIAPGDPAPEGKHRDGLIAGSAHLIQRTNVSGGVSAIYDRHDPDRGLRSFVLEDPLDSYVFDDERVLHYTSPITVTDPAAGAGLRDVLLIGFRPRD
- a CDS encoding M20 family metallopeptidase, with product MTSATTTFADQLPRLLPKAELIQLAAGLTAIPSFTGQETPLAVHVRKTLARNDIHAYHQEVQPGRVQTIARLGPERGTPALLFNGHLDMDPLGHDQPRTPFTARRDGDRLYGAGLHNMKSGLAAMLGAAIMVRRSGIALRRPLLLEFVVGELQGGTGTKHALSRGLTADAAVVPEPYSVRRVITRTAGVHKFAVVVRGRTAHTSRRHEGVDAIAVLRRTLDLLETAELGLRNPEFPPLPRLQVASLLAGRGEEHDPSGVSYCADKATALIDLRYPPPYEPEQVGKAVDAALDLARDAFPDARITLEHPVDPRYRVGGTDMPPMDRPADCRVVRDIAELLPQVSRYRVEERGLALPYSYCGNDTTHLSRAGIECCLFGPRGAAQDTEHHVLISEMRACADTLALLAARRCG
- a CDS encoding tetratricopeptide repeat protein — encoded protein: MRSSGRTDQWRPGGTLTAEQRRRLRDRFAELGLTDLQLLEPLAAELRQRGYRPRAAWRYANGLTQAAVAERYNEVTDSARAAMKASRISEFEAWPFAGNGPHPEDEHQRPSGARPTVRVLKNLAAIYGTAWDQLVDLADLAYMPHSERMEYHEAVARRSIGRQPVRAGRDLPAEVPHFTGRAGPKAQLHERVTEHLRSASAAVHVIVGLTGIGKTALARYAVAVFGKHYPDGTLWVDLHGYTLGREPREPVDVLEQLLLQVGVARETIETDLAGRADRWRTTMRQRRMFLVFDNALDSNQVKQLLPRAPGCFVLITSRSKFTGLVEAVPLRLEVMEWAEAEELLVKLGNLRPGYDRAAVRQILQTAGRLPLAIRLIGGQIAHHGEAMLAGSAAEIAQLSARIKRAPADRASDSAAENLLDRFTAEDESLRAAFEMSYQRLPDRAQQRAVRLLGWFPGPEITAEALATMADVPLREGKMLVRRLFEAGFLDPSAGGPGGQRYRMHDLTRLCARLHAEREDTPADYAAVLDRLVAAGLTVARRASTHQLFDPAGSEHLSNPSAAAARARAWLNRELELLLGCLRETESTAAAAELATRLASHLSGTGHWSLALRLYGRALAIAIELDDRHAQAWALVGKGRVDRLIGQHEQACAGFRAAREIAVALADRQCQAAVLCELGQTARATGDHGAARRNFTEALTIARDIEARATECDALDGLAYVERASSNYRGAWSCSAQALAIAEAIGDPVRIGTAQWGFAEVIRRLGDAEGAELRYTAALEIARDLNHQKLEGDALRGLGHIEALFGDQDTARHNFDEALEIARRINDRYGEGWTLWGLGNVARRADEYEAARGVFQQAYDIAVEINDPLGQVDALRGLGHIERHFGRCDAARAYYTESMGVAQRIGDPLGRADALRSLAGVAADTGAGTRAEALLAEALALYDDIGVQLAANVRAELRTGGR
- a CDS encoding 8-oxoguanine deaminase — its product is MAGVTVIEHCAVATVDAAGTEHRDGHVVVRGNRIVAVGPGDSPPVDDSARRIDGRGCLLTPGLVNTHHHLYQWITRGLAADNTLFEWLTTLYPIWAGIDEDAVRVAATGGLAALARTGCTTSTDHHYVFPRAGGDVLGAEIAAAAEVGLRFHPCRGSMDLGRSAGGLPPDHVVQTLDEILADSAAAVARHHDPSFDSMLRIALAPCSPFSVSSELLRESAVLARELGVRLHTHVAETIDEQDYCAQTFGCTPAQYMEQLGWVGPDVWWAHAIHLDDGAIATMAETGTGVAHCPTSNARIGAGVARTADLVRAGVPVGLGVDGAASNEASSMLEEPRNALFFARNRGGPRAMTTRTALALATIGGARVLGRAAEIGSIEPGKLADLALWRLDTPAHAGIDDPVTALVLGAPAPLAALLVNGREVVRDARLSTVDEDAVGAAVAQAQAALVAKAG
- the pucL gene encoding factor-independent urate hydroxylase encodes the protein MELTGPIELTDHRYGKAENRVVRIWRETARHEIRDVNVSTVLRGDFADAYAGDQRKVLPTDTQKQTAYAYAKQPGLQTIEDYGLALAGHFVDDIEPVSGARIEIDEYAWQRVLVDGHEHDHTWVRQGPEVRTAAITVAGTGADRRSWVIGGVKDLTILKSTGSEFADFLSDEFTVLAPTHDRMLATTLVVEWRFAATTGIAWDEVYAGIRARLVETFATHHSKALQQTLFEMGKAALQAYPVLAEIRLAAPNKHHFDYDLARFGIENNGEVYYAADRPYGLIHATLRRADAPEAGPAWLA